The proteins below are encoded in one region of Acidobacteriota bacterium:
- a CDS encoding NAD(P)-binding domain-containing protein: MKRTDTIVIGGGQAGLAMSHCLTARGIDHVVLERGRVAERWRRERWDSLRLLTPNWQSRLPGFRYTGPDPDGFMTMPEITSYLERYARSFAAPVQGETTVLAVERRGAGFDVTTDQGSWHAPNVVVATGYCDLPLVPDAARHLAGDVLQLVPGDYRCPARLPDGGVLVVGASSSGIQLADEIQQSGRSVTLAVGRHMRLPRHYRGRDILWWLDAMGLFDERVDEVYDAEISRNQPSLQLVGRPDHATLDLGRLRGGGVRLVGRVTGASGHTVHLRDDVVSYMAAADIKLASLLSRIDRYVERSGLAAAVGEREPFTPICWPPHAPTPERLDLKAQGIRTVIWATGFRRSYPWLRVPALDDRGEIRHGGGVTPVAGLYVLGLQFLRRRKSAFIDGVGDDAEALAAHLDARMAAGVRRTRLTGVRTRSRATTAGYREGRPL, encoded by the coding sequence ATGAAGCGCACGGACACCATCGTCATCGGCGGCGGTCAGGCGGGTCTCGCGATGAGCCACTGCCTGACCGCCCGCGGGATCGACCACGTCGTGCTCGAGCGGGGACGGGTGGCCGAGCGGTGGCGCCGTGAACGCTGGGACTCGCTGCGGCTGCTCACGCCGAACTGGCAGAGCCGGCTGCCGGGGTTCCGCTACACGGGTCCCGACCCCGACGGCTTCATGACGATGCCCGAAATCACCAGCTACCTCGAGCGGTACGCGCGGTCGTTCGCGGCCCCCGTGCAGGGCGAGACGACCGTGCTCGCCGTCGAGCGACGCGGCGCGGGCTTCGACGTGACGACCGACCAGGGATCGTGGCACGCGCCGAACGTCGTCGTGGCCACCGGCTACTGCGACCTGCCGCTCGTGCCGGACGCCGCTCGTCACCTGGCGGGCGACGTCCTGCAGCTCGTGCCGGGCGACTACCGATGCCCGGCCAGGCTGCCGGACGGCGGCGTGCTCGTCGTGGGGGCCTCGTCGTCCGGCATTCAACTGGCTGACGAGATCCAGCAGTCCGGTCGGTCCGTGACGCTGGCCGTCGGCCGCCACATGAGGCTGCCGCGCCACTACCGGGGCCGGGACATCCTCTGGTGGCTCGACGCGATGGGCCTGTTCGACGAGCGCGTCGACGAGGTCTACGACGCCGAGATTTCCAGGAACCAGCCGTCGCTGCAGCTCGTCGGACGGCCCGACCACGCAACGCTCGATCTCGGACGACTCCGAGGTGGCGGCGTGCGTCTGGTGGGCCGTGTCACGGGGGCGAGTGGTCATACGGTCCACCTGCGCGACGACGTGGTGTCGTACATGGCCGCGGCCGACATCAAGCTGGCGAGTCTCCTCTCGCGCATCGATCGCTACGTCGAGCGGTCAGGGCTGGCGGCTGCCGTCGGCGAGCGGGAGCCGTTCACTCCGATCTGCTGGCCGCCGCACGCCCCGACGCCAGAGAGGCTCGACCTGAAGGCGCAGGGCATCCGCACCGTAATCTGGGCGACGGGATTCCGTCGGTCCTACCCCTGGCTGCGAGTGCCGGCACTCGACGACCGCGGCGAGATCCGCCATGGCGGTGGCGTCACGCCGGTCGCTGGCCTCTACGTTCTCGGGCTCCAATTCCTCCGGCGGCGCAAGTCGGCGTTCATCGACGGTGTCGGTGACGACGCCGAGGCGCTTGCCGCTCATCTGGACGCACGAATGGCCGCGGGCGTGCGCCGAACCCGCCTCACCGGGGTGCGCACGCGGTCGCGGGCGACAACCGCCGGCTACAGGGAAGGACGGCCTCTGTGA
- a CDS encoding hemolysin III family protein, protein MDRRERLNTLSHGLGAGLAVVGTSALLLVAIRDGDPWKITSLGIYGAMLVLLYVASTLYHAVRQQWKPVCRKLDHAAIYLLIAGTYTPFTLVTLRGAWGWSLFAAIWALAALGILQELALAGRRRVVSMVLYPAMGWLAVVAIGPLVETLPGAALGWIVAGGLFYTVGIVFYGFDRRWLYAHPVWHLFVLGGSACHFVAVARYVV, encoded by the coding sequence GTGGACCGTCGCGAACGCCTCAACACCCTGAGCCACGGCCTCGGCGCCGGGCTCGCCGTAGTCGGGACGAGCGCGCTGCTCCTCGTCGCGATCCGCGATGGCGACCCGTGGAAGATCACGAGCCTCGGCATCTACGGCGCGATGCTCGTGCTGCTCTACGTCGCGTCGACTCTTTACCACGCCGTCCGGCAGCAGTGGAAGCCGGTGTGCCGGAAGCTCGATCACGCCGCCATCTATCTGCTGATTGCCGGCACCTACACGCCCTTCACGCTGGTGACCCTGCGCGGGGCCTGGGGCTGGTCGCTCTTTGCGGCCATCTGGGCGCTCGCCGCGCTCGGGATCCTGCAGGAGCTGGCGCTTGCGGGTCGACGGCGCGTCGTCTCGATGGTGCTCTACCCGGCGATGGGCTGGCTCGCGGTGGTGGCGATCGGCCCGCTCGTCGAGACACTCCCCGGGGCGGCCCTCGGGTGGATCGTTGCGGGCGGGCTCTTCTACACCGTGGGCATCGTCTTCTACGGGTTCGACCGGCGCTGGCTCTACGCCCATCCGGTGTGGCACCTGTTCGTGCTCGGGGGCAGCGCCTGCCACTTCGTGGCCGTCGCGCGCTACGTTGTATAG
- a CDS encoding PepSY domain-containing protein translates to MKFNVLNRRVHHWAAAAVALPMAVVIVTGLLLQVKKQVAWVQPAEYRGSGLHPDLSFADLLDRVQAIEGLGVSGWADVQRLDVRPDRGVAKIILRNRWEVQVDLGTGDILQTAYRRSDLIESLHDGSFFGGDWVKLGVFLPTGLVFLLMWLTGLRMFWVPFMAKRRRAAVPVEQERRAA, encoded by the coding sequence GTGAAGTTCAACGTCCTCAATCGTCGTGTGCACCACTGGGCCGCCGCCGCCGTCGCGCTGCCGATGGCGGTGGTGATCGTCACGGGCCTGCTGTTGCAGGTGAAGAAGCAGGTCGCGTGGGTGCAGCCCGCGGAGTACAGGGGGTCGGGTCTGCATCCCGACCTCTCGTTTGCCGATCTGCTCGACCGCGTCCAGGCCATCGAGGGCCTCGGCGTATCCGGCTGGGCCGACGTCCAGCGGCTCGACGTGCGTCCGGATCGGGGTGTGGCCAAGATCATCCTCCGCAACCGGTGGGAAGTGCAGGTCGACCTTGGGACGGGCGACATTCTCCAGACGGCCTATCGCCGGTCCGACCTCATCGAGTCGCTGCACGACGGGTCGTTCTTCGGCGGCGACTGGGTCAAGCTCGGCGTGTTCCTGCCGACGGGCCTCGTCTTCCTGCTGATGTGGCTCACGGGGCTCCGCATGTTCTGGGTCCCCTTCATGGCGAAGCGGCGTCGCGCCGCGGTGCCGGTCGAGCAGGAGCGTCGCGCCGCGTGA
- a CDS encoding amino acid permease codes for MLGFWSVVSLVMGNMIGSGVFLLPASLAPYRGVSLAGWALSAAGAVMLALVFARLARQSPAAGGLFVYTREAFGDVPAFLVAWGYWISVVTSLAALAVACVGYLEPLVPSVARVPGLAALLAIGTVWLLVAVNITGLHTAGRLQVVTVALKVVPLIVVGVGGLWYFDAGAFTLPATTDTPLARQVVSTMTLTLWAFLGLECATIPAGSVRDPSRTIPRATVVGTLLAATLYVVSTVGVMSLVPSDALASSTAPFADGARHLLGELGGEFIAFGAAVSCFGALNGWILIAGQLPMAVAAHGLFPAVFGRLSSRGTPAHGIVVAAALATALVAMNYSRNLVELFTFVVLLSTLSALVPYVFCSLAVWLRPAHPKPTGRAAVVSVLAFVYAMFAIAGAGAETVSLGFLLLLSGLPVYVWLKRSREATP; via the coding sequence GTGTTGGGGTTCTGGTCGGTCGTGTCGCTCGTGATGGGCAACATGATCGGCTCGGGCGTGTTCCTGCTGCCGGCGTCGCTCGCGCCCTACCGGGGTGTGAGCCTCGCCGGCTGGGCGCTTTCGGCCGCCGGTGCCGTGATGCTCGCGCTGGTGTTCGCCCGGTTGGCCCGCCAGTCGCCCGCGGCCGGTGGGCTCTTCGTCTATACCCGCGAGGCCTTCGGCGACGTTCCGGCCTTCCTGGTGGCGTGGGGGTACTGGATCTCGGTCGTCACCTCGCTCGCCGCGCTGGCGGTGGCGTGCGTCGGCTACCTCGAACCGTTGGTGCCGAGCGTGGCCCGCGTGCCGGGTCTCGCGGCGCTCCTCGCGATCGGCACGGTGTGGCTGCTCGTCGCGGTGAACATTACGGGCCTCCACACCGCCGGGCGTCTCCAGGTGGTCACGGTCGCGCTCAAGGTCGTTCCGCTGATCGTCGTCGGGGTGGGCGGCCTCTGGTACTTCGATGCCGGAGCCTTCACCCTGCCGGCGACGACCGACACGCCTCTCGCCAGGCAGGTCGTCTCCACGATGACGCTGACCCTCTGGGCGTTCCTGGGTCTGGAATGCGCCACCATCCCGGCCGGCAGCGTGCGGGACCCGTCGCGGACCATTCCCCGTGCCACGGTCGTGGGCACGCTGCTCGCCGCCACTCTCTACGTCGTGTCGACCGTCGGCGTCATGAGTCTCGTCCCTTCAGACGCGCTGGCCTCGTCGACGGCGCCGTTTGCCGACGGCGCGCGCCACCTGCTCGGCGAACTCGGTGGCGAGTTCATCGCGTTCGGCGCGGCCGTGTCGTGCTTCGGCGCCCTCAACGGCTGGATCCTCATCGCGGGCCAGTTGCCCATGGCGGTGGCCGCCCACGGGCTCTTCCCCGCCGTCTTCGGACGACTCTCGTCACGCGGCACGCCGGCTCACGGGATCGTCGTGGCCGCGGCGCTCGCAACCGCGCTCGTGGCCATGAACTACTCGAGGAATCTCGTGGAGCTGTTCACGTTCGTCGTCCTGCTGTCGACGCTGAGCGCGCTCGTGCCGTACGTCTTCTGCTCGCTGGCCGTCTGGTTGAGGCCCGCGCATCCGAAGCCCACGGGCCGAGCGGCCGTGGTCAGCGTGCTCGCATTCGTCTACGCCATGTTCGCCATTGCCGGTGCGGGCGCGGAGACGGTGTCCCTCGGCTTTCTGCTGCTGCTCTCCGGGTTGCCGGTGTACGTGTGGTTGAAGCGCTCACGAGAGGCGACCCCGTGA
- a CDS encoding MaoC family dehydratase, with product MRVRVGQTAERTLTLTADHVEKYAQISGDRNPLHFDEAFAANTKFGRLVVQGGLTTGLLHALVAMDLPGPGSVFLSQNWKFVAPVYIGDTITAHAEVLKVHETKPVTLLGVAVRRDAGDIVLEGEAWCYTFGRDGRP from the coding sequence ATGAGGGTGCGCGTTGGTCAGACGGCCGAGCGCACGCTGACGCTCACGGCCGACCACGTCGAGAAGTACGCGCAGATCTCCGGCGACCGCAACCCCCTGCACTTCGACGAGGCGTTTGCCGCGAACACGAAGTTCGGACGCCTCGTCGTCCAGGGCGGGCTGACGACGGGACTGCTCCACGCGCTCGTCGCCATGGACCTGCCTGGCCCTGGGTCGGTGTTCCTGAGTCAGAACTGGAAGTTCGTCGCGCCTGTCTACATCGGCGATACGATCACGGCCCACGCCGAGGTCCTCAAGGTCCACGAGACGAAGCCGGTGACACTCCTTGGAGTGGCCGTCAGAAGAGACGCGGGCGACATCGTGCTCGAGGGCGAGGCCTGGTGCTACACCTTCGGCCGAGACGGCAGACCATGA
- a CDS encoding DUF4440 domain-containing protein, producing the protein MTSNPSLAVLTLGLTIALGGSLAGAQPAVDERAIVERAERALVAAIRAGDLAAYDRLVADDYVVITATGEDQSKTDVMAIYRAGDLKFPDLDIHDVRVHVFGDAAIVAARTSGVRREDDRDVPNRVRYVRVFSRRNGEWKAVAHISRPVDE; encoded by the coding sequence ATGACGAGCAATCCCTCTCTCGCGGTCCTCACCCTCGGCCTCACGATCGCGCTTGGCGGGTCCCTCGCCGGCGCCCAGCCGGCCGTCGACGAGCGGGCCATCGTCGAACGGGCGGAGCGGGCACTCGTCGCCGCCATTCGCGCGGGCGACCTCGCCGCGTACGACCGTCTCGTCGCCGACGACTACGTGGTGATCACGGCAACAGGCGAAGACCAGAGCAAGACGGACGTGATGGCGATTTACCGGGCCGGAGACCTGAAGTTCCCCGACCTCGACATCCACGACGTCCGCGTCCACGTCTTCGGAGACGCCGCCATCGTCGCGGCGCGCACGTCGGGTGTGCGGAGGGAAGACGACCGGGACGTCCCCAACCGCGTGCGCTACGTGCGGGTGTTCAGCCGCAGGAACGGCGAGTGGAAGGCCGTCGCCCACATCTCGAGGCCAGTCGACGAGTAG
- a CDS encoding NAD(P)/FAD-dependent oxidoreductase, giving the protein MTSLGRSQASYDAIIVGARCAGAATAMLLARRGLRVLVVDRSGYGSDTLSTNALMRGGVLQLARWGVLDSIVAAGTPAVRRVSFHYDDETLDVPIANRDGVEALYAPRRTVLDKALSDAAQAAGADVVYGVRLVDLVRDPQGRVTGAVIEDRHEGVRSIRADVVIGADGIRSTVARLVGTETTHQGSHAGWVVFGYWGGLPADGYHWHYRLGVSAGVIPTNDDQTLVFAAAPPWRFRTSSGVDTAGGYRRVIEAVAPELAGRFERAELAGPLHGFAGELGYLRRCWGPGWALVGDAGYFRDPITAHGITDALRDAELLARAVVDGSPRALADYEATRNDLVMDLFQVTDEIASYAWEMPRVRDLHRALSKAMNQEVRMLNALGDWPARGGQTKPTAAVAVPPATVAALGAS; this is encoded by the coding sequence ATGACGTCTCTCGGTCGTTCGCAGGCCTCATACGACGCGATCATCGTCGGTGCCCGATGTGCGGGCGCCGCCACGGCCATGCTGCTCGCACGACGCGGCCTTCGCGTGCTGGTCGTCGATCGATCGGGTTATGGGAGCGACACGCTGTCGACCAACGCCCTCATGCGCGGCGGGGTTCTGCAGCTCGCGCGGTGGGGCGTTCTCGACTCGATCGTCGCCGCCGGCACGCCGGCGGTACGGCGGGTGAGCTTCCACTACGACGACGAGACGCTCGACGTGCCCATCGCCAACCGCGATGGCGTCGAGGCGCTCTACGCGCCTCGCCGCACGGTGCTCGACAAGGCCCTGTCCGACGCCGCGCAGGCCGCAGGCGCCGACGTGGTCTACGGCGTGCGTCTGGTTGACCTGGTGCGTGACCCGCAAGGACGCGTCACGGGCGCGGTCATCGAGGACAGACACGAAGGTGTCCGGTCCATCCGGGCCGACGTCGTCATCGGCGCCGACGGCATCCGGTCGACCGTCGCCAGACTCGTCGGCACCGAAACGACCCACCAGGGCTCGCATGCCGGGTGGGTGGTCTTCGGGTACTGGGGCGGTCTGCCGGCCGACGGCTATCACTGGCACTACCGGCTCGGCGTCAGCGCAGGCGTCATCCCCACCAACGACGACCAGACGCTCGTCTTCGCTGCGGCCCCGCCGTGGCGATTCCGGACGAGCTCGGGGGTCGACACGGCAGGCGGGTATCGCCGCGTCATCGAGGCGGTCGCACCCGAGCTTGCCGGGCGTTTCGAACGGGCCGAGCTCGCCGGACCGCTGCACGGCTTCGCGGGAGAGCTGGGATACCTGCGGCGCTGCTGGGGGCCGGGGTGGGCGCTCGTCGGCGACGCCGGGTACTTCCGAGACCCCATCACCGCGCACGGCATCACCGACGCGTTGCGCGATGCGGAACTGCTGGCGCGCGCCGTCGTCGACGGGTCGCCGCGCGCCCTTGCCGACTACGAGGCCACGCGCAACGACCTCGTCATGGACCTCTTCCAGGTGACCGACGAGATCGCGTCCTATGCCTGGGAAATGCCCAGGGTCAGAGACCTTCACCGCGCGCTCAGCAAGGCGATGAACCAGGAGGTCAGGATGCTCAACGCGCTCGGTGACTGGCCGGCACGCGGAGGCCAGACGAAGCCGACGGCGGCGGTCGCGGTCCCGCCGGCCACCGTGGCGGCGCTGGGGGCGTCATGA
- a CDS encoding selenium-binding protein, with amino-acid sequence MLPRWRVPSWFQAQPEPARPAPSEVLGYVALESADPHARADALAVVNLNPGSRGFGRQIWQLDMPGRADGLDRLSWAPGVVTAPDGGQAKRGWRHLVAPATGSSRIYVVDTVPCSLRPALARTIDSTTLAADAGLARPFAVQAAPDAVYLTALGDAAGERPGGLVWLDPASFEIAGAWTAPGGQAPAGACEFGWHLAHEAMIGSAWPSGSSAAREWQPDRLLEGGAGQTLHAWDRVTRRHLQQLPMGDERHWLRAPRPAHDQSRPYGFVAAMASLDTLSAAIWLWYLDGSNGDPRWRARKVVEIAADPAAHEALPSWLAGVGAAPPLVTDLCLSTDDRFLYVSCWGAGEVRQYDVSDPWAPHLTGAVRLGGIARRTGHPSQPTRPLGGGPQSMALSRDGRRLYVTNSLGPAWDEACHPDGFTGWMARLEVDPRCGLRIDERFFVEFAGYHPKQIRLSGGDASVAGQPD; translated from the coding sequence ATGCTGCCGCGCTGGCGAGTTCCCTCGTGGTTCCAGGCGCAACCCGAGCCCGCTAGGCCCGCTCCCTCCGAGGTTCTCGGTTACGTCGCCCTCGAAAGCGCCGATCCGCACGCGCGGGCAGATGCCCTGGCCGTGGTCAATCTCAACCCCGGTTCGCGGGGCTTCGGCCGTCAGATCTGGCAACTCGACATGCCCGGACGCGCCGACGGGCTCGACCGCCTGAGCTGGGCGCCTGGCGTCGTCACGGCTCCCGACGGCGGTCAGGCGAAGAGGGGCTGGCGTCATCTCGTGGCGCCTGCGACCGGATCGTCTCGAATCTACGTCGTCGACACCGTCCCCTGCTCGCTACGACCCGCGCTCGCCCGGACCATCGACTCGACGACGCTGGCGGCGGATGCGGGTCTGGCTCGTCCGTTCGCTGTGCAGGCGGCCCCCGATGCTGTCTACCTGACTGCCCTCGGCGATGCGGCAGGCGAGCGCCCAGGGGGGCTGGTGTGGCTCGACCCGGCGTCTTTCGAGATCGCCGGGGCATGGACGGCGCCAGGCGGGCAGGCACCGGCCGGTGCCTGCGAGTTCGGATGGCATCTCGCACACGAGGCGATGATCGGGAGCGCCTGGCCGTCGGGAAGCTCTGCCGCGCGAGAGTGGCAGCCCGACCGCCTGCTGGAGGGAGGCGCCGGGCAGACGCTGCATGCGTGGGACCGTGTGACGAGGCGGCATCTCCAGCAGCTTCCCATGGGCGACGAGCGCCACTGGCTTCGCGCGCCGCGTCCAGCGCACGACCAGAGCCGGCCGTACGGCTTCGTCGCCGCGATGGCGTCACTCGACACGCTGTCAGCGGCGATCTGGCTCTGGTACCTGGACGGCTCGAACGGAGACCCGCGCTGGCGCGCACGCAAGGTCGTCGAGATCGCCGCAGACCCCGCCGCACACGAAGCTCTGCCGTCGTGGCTCGCCGGCGTCGGGGCGGCACCGCCGCTCGTGACCGACCTCTGCCTGTCGACCGACGACCGCTTCCTCTATGTCTCGTGCTGGGGCGCGGGCGAGGTCCGGCAGTACGACGTCAGCGACCCGTGGGCGCCACACCTGACGGGCGCCGTCCGGCTGGGCGGTATCGCCCGGCGGACGGGCCATCCCAGCCAGCCGACACGCCCCCTGGGGGGCGGCCCTCAGTCGATGGCCCTCAGCCGGGATGGCCGCCGCCTCTACGTCACCAACTCCCTCGGCCCAGCCTGGGACGAGGCGTGTCACCCCGACGGGTTCACCGGCTGGATGGCCCGGCTCGAGGTCGATCCACGGTGCGGACTGCGGATCGACGAGCGATTCTTCGTCGAATTCGCGGGCTACCACCCGAAGCAGATCCGGCTCTCCGGTGGCGATGCGTCGGTTGCGGGACAGCCAGATTGA
- a CDS encoding OsmC family protein produces MTAPKRERAPLNGVDTPNLFATINVVKENPGLGTFQFRASNAWVKGTHSRTTIEGFSGAGGDHTHSTTFQYDADHPKVLVGGDAGPTPVEFLLHGLASCLTAGIANIAAARGVELSEVRSTVEGDIDLRGILGLSNEVRNGYERIRVNFDIKGNAPAEKLREIVEQSRARSAVFDVITNSVPVDISVNAG; encoded by the coding sequence ATGACCGCCCCCAAGCGCGAGCGCGCGCCGCTCAACGGCGTCGACACGCCCAACCTCTTCGCCACCATCAACGTCGTCAAGGAGAACCCCGGGCTGGGCACGTTCCAGTTCCGTGCGTCGAACGCCTGGGTGAAGGGGACGCACAGCCGCACGACCATCGAGGGGTTCAGCGGCGCCGGCGGCGACCATACGCACTCCACCACCTTCCAGTACGACGCCGACCACCCGAAGGTCCTCGTCGGTGGCGACGCGGGCCCGACGCCCGTCGAGTTCCTGCTCCACGGACTCGCCTCGTGCCTCACGGCTGGCATCGCCAACATCGCCGCCGCGCGTGGCGTCGAGTTGAGCGAGGTGCGGTCGACCGTCGAGGGCGACATCGACCTGCGCGGCATCCTCGGGCTGTCGAACGAGGTCCGCAACGGCTACGAGCGCATCCGAGTGAACTTCGACATCAAGGGCAATGCCCCGGCCGAGAAGCTGCGCGAGATCGTCGAGCAGTCGCGGGCGCGCTCGGCGGTGTTCGACGTCATCACGAACTCGGTGCCCGTCGACATCTCGGTGAACGCGGGCTGA
- a CDS encoding amidinotransferase: protein MIRLNEVSALRRVALTPPSHAFGDPSRIAREWRTLNFTAAPDLGRAEAQYAELVGILVSGGAQVDEIRPTERLTLDCLYVRDASVLTPAGIVLASMGKPARQGEPEAHRRAFEALGLPIAGVIVAPGRLEGGDVVWFDERTVAVGRGYRTNDEGIRQFRALLGAEVDVLVVPLPHYRGPDDVFHLMSIVSPIDRDLAVVYSPLLPVPFLEWLTGRGFGLLDVPHEEFDSMAANVLALSPRRVVLLEGNPMTRARLEAAGAEVLTYDGTDISLKGGGGPTCLTRPLIRADDQGDSTP, encoded by the coding sequence GTGATCCGGCTGAACGAGGTCAGCGCGCTGCGACGCGTCGCCCTGACGCCCCCGAGCCACGCGTTCGGCGATCCGTCCCGCATCGCACGGGAATGGCGCACGCTGAACTTCACGGCGGCGCCCGATCTCGGTCGCGCGGAGGCCCAGTACGCGGAGCTCGTCGGCATCCTCGTGTCGGGCGGTGCCCAGGTCGACGAGATCCGACCCACGGAACGACTGACGCTCGACTGCCTCTACGTTCGGGATGCGTCGGTGCTGACGCCGGCCGGCATCGTGCTGGCGAGTATGGGGAAACCCGCGCGCCAAGGTGAACCGGAAGCGCACCGTCGCGCGTTCGAGGCGCTCGGTCTGCCGATTGCCGGCGTCATCGTCGCGCCGGGGCGCCTCGAAGGCGGTGACGTGGTCTGGTTCGACGAGCGGACCGTGGCCGTCGGGCGCGGCTATCGGACCAATGACGAGGGGATCCGCCAGTTCCGTGCCCTGCTGGGGGCGGAAGTCGACGTGCTGGTGGTGCCGCTGCCGCATTACCGGGGTCCGGATGACGTCTTCCACCTGATGTCGATCGTGAGCCCGATCGATCGGGACCTGGCGGTGGTCTACTCGCCGCTGCTGCCCGTTCCGTTTCTGGAGTGGCTGACCGGCCGTGGGTTCGGCCTCCTCGACGTGCCCCACGAGGAGTTCGACTCCATGGCGGCGAACGTGCTCGCGCTGTCACCCCGACGCGTCGTGCTGCTCGAGGGCAACCCGATGACGCGAGCGCGGCTCGAGGCGGCCGGGGCGGAGGTCCTCACCTACGACGGGACCGACATCAGCCTGAAGGGCGGCGGTGGGCCCACGTGTCTCACGCGTCCACTGATACGAGCCGACGATCAAGGAGACTCGACACCATGA